In Elephas maximus indicus isolate mEleMax1 chromosome 7, mEleMax1 primary haplotype, whole genome shotgun sequence, the following proteins share a genomic window:
- the LOC126080586 gene encoding olfactory receptor 1S1-like: MHQGNQTTVSEFILLGLSKHAEQQKVVLVLFLGMYVVTMVENGLIILAISLDSYLHTPMYLFLANLSFADMSSISTSVPKMLMNIHTKSQSISYESCITQMYFSIVFVIIDNFLLGVMAYDRFMAICHPLNYTTIMQPRICALLTVIPWVLSNVVALTHTLLLIQLIFCDSNILPHFFCDLAPLLKLSCSDTMVNELVLFVIGLSVITFPFALILFSYIHIVSAVLRISTTEGKWKAISTCGSHLTVVLLFYGTIVRVYFFPSSTHPDDRDKIGAILFTVVTPMLNPFIYSLRNKDMKGALRKLINRKKFLPSMPWAS; encoded by the coding sequence ATGCACCAAGGAAACCAAACTACCGTCTCTGAATTCATCCTCCTGGGACTCTCCAAACATGCTGAACAACAGAAAGTTGTCTTGGTGCTTTTTTTGGGTATGTACGTGGTCACAATGGTTGAAAATGGGCTCATCATCCTGGCCATCAGCTTGGATTCTTACCTTCACACCCCTATGTatctcttccttgccaatctgtccTTTGCTGATATGTCCTCCATTTCCACCTCAGTCCCCAAAATGCTGATGAATATTCACACCaagagtcaatccatctcctatGAGAGCTGCATCACACAGATGTACTTTTCCATTGTGTTTGTCATCATTGACAATTTCCTCTTGGGGGTCATGGCCTATGATCGCTTCATGGCTATCTGCCACCCTCTGAACTATACAACCATCATGCAGCCCAGGATCTGTGCTTTGCTGACAGTCATCCCGTGGGTCCTCAGTAATGTTgttgccctgacacacaccctgcTGCTCATTCAACTGATCTTCTGTGACAGCAACATTCTCCCACACTTCTTCTGTGACCTGGCCCCTCTGCTCAAACTGTCCTGCTCAGATACAATGGTCAATGAGCTCGTGTTATTTGTCATTGGTTTATCTGTTATCACCTTCCCCTTTGCCCTCATCCTCTTCTCCTATATCCACATCGTCAGTGCTGTCCTGAGAATCTCAACCACAGAGGGAAAATGGAAAGCCATCTCCACCTGTGGCTCTCACCTGACAGTTGTATTACTCTTCTATGGGACCATTGTACGGGTTTACTTCTTCCCCTCATCTACCCACCCTGATGACAGAGATAAGATTGGTGCAATACTATTCACTGTGGTGACACCCATgttgaaccccttcatctacagcctgcGGAACAAGGACATGAAAGGCGCCCTGAGAAAGCTCATCAATAGAAAAAAGTTTCTCCCTTCAATGCCCTGGGCATCTTAA